A window of the Scyliorhinus torazame isolate Kashiwa2021f chromosome 12, sScyTor2.1, whole genome shotgun sequence genome harbors these coding sequences:
- the LOC140386737 gene encoding claudin-4-like produces the protein MASMGLQILGIALCVFGWLGALLTCVLPMWRVTAFIGNNIVVAQIIWEGLWMNCIVQSTGQMQCKVYDSLLALSQDLQASRALTVISLVVGIIGILVSIVGGKCTNCIENEATKAKVTIIAGITFILAGVLTLIPVSWSANTIIKDFYNPLVTDAQRRELGASLYIGWGTSGLLILGGALLCCTCPPKDENNYSAKYSAARSTAPSNKNYV, from the coding sequence ATGGCATCAATGGGACTCCAGATTCTGGGCATAGCTCTGTGTGTATTCGGCTGGCTGGGCGCTCTTCTCACCTGCGTCCTGCCCATGTGGAGAGTGACCGCTTTCATCGGAAACAACATCGTGGTGGCGCAGATCATTTGGGAAGGTCTCTGGATGAACTGCATcgttcagagcactgggcagatgCAATGTAAGGTGTACGACTCCCTGTTAGCCCTCTCCCAAGATCTGCAGGCTTCCAGAGCTCTAACGGTTATCTCACTCGTGGTGGGGATCATCGGCATCCTCGTCTCCATTGTTGGAGGTAAATGCACCAACTGCATAGAAAACGAGGCAACAAAGGCCAAGGTCACAATTATAGCGGGAATTACCTTCATCCTGGCTGGAGTTTTGACCCTGATCCCAGTGTCCTGGTCAGCAAACACCATCATCAAGGATTTCTACAACCCGCTGGTGACGGACGCCCAGAGGAGGGAACTTGGAGCTTCTTTGTACATCGGCTGGGGGACCTCGGGTCTGCTGATCCTCGGAGGGGCTCTGCTCTGCTGTACCTGCCCTCCCAAAGATGAGAATAACTACTCGGCAAAGTATTCCGCGGCGAGATCTACAGCTCCAAGCAACAAGAACTATGTGTAA